CCGACGGAAGGCGTTTGTGTGATGCGCGTCGCTTAACGGCGCCCCCGCTTCCCGCCGGGGAGAAAAAGTGGAGCTGGAGACGAGACTCGAACTCGCAACCTACGCATTACAAGTGCGTTGCGCTACCAATTGCGCCACTCCAGCAATATGCGAGAGTTTACACGGCCCCCCGTAGGTGCGTTAAACGGTCCCGCGGGCTAGTGTTTTGCGTGTGAGAACAGGGACTTCAGGGGCTGGTGCAGAGTCGGGCGCAGGGCACAGGTTTAGGTCAGTGCTGGATGGGTTCCGGCAGAAATCGCGAAATGTCGCAACCATTGACGAGGCCCGCACTTCTCCCCCTCCGTCTGTGCTGGCCCCGGTCGATCTGACAGATCCTGCCCAGGTCGCGGCGGTGATGAACATCGCTGCTCGCATTGGGTCAATTTTGATCACTAATGGCACCACAAGTTCGGACGTTAAGGCGCAGATCCACACGGTGACTTCTTCGTATGGTTTGCATTACTGCCATGTGGACATCACCGTGAACACCATGACGATCCACACCAGCATCGGTGTGGAGCGGCGCCAGCCGGTCAGTGTATTTCGTGTGGTCAACGACTTTTCGTACAATTACCACAAGCTGCAGGAAGTTGACCGGCTGATCCGCTCGATCCGCTCAGGTGCGACCGCCCCTGATGTCGCCGAGCGCATCCTCGACGAGATTGAAAACGAATACATTCCGTGGCGCAACACCCGCTTCTTGGCGGGCTGGGCGGTCATGGGTGCCGCCGTGGCGATCTTGCTGGGCGGCGGGTTGGTCATGGCGTTTCTCGGCGCGGTGACTGCGGCGCTCATTATGGGCATCGGCAAGGTGCTCTCGCGCAACGATTTGCCGTATTTCTTCCACTGCGGCATCGGCGGGTTCTTAGCCACGTTGCCGGCGGTGATTTTCTACCATTTCTCCTCTTCTTTCGGGGTGACTATGGTGCCCAGCCAGGTCATTGCCACTGGCATCGTCGTGTTGCTGGCGGGTTTGACCCTGGTGCAGTCGCTTCTCGACGGCATCACCGGCTCGCCCGTGACGGCCTCGGCGCGCTTTTTCCAGACGATGCTGTTTACCGGCGGCATTGTCGCCGGCGTGGCTACTGGAATCAGTGTTTACGAGCTGTTCGGGGTGGGCCTGCCCCCACTGGAGACGATGTTGGGCACCCCGACGTTTGGTTCGGCTGCGGTGCGCGTGGTCGGAAGTGCGGTCGCTGCCGCGGCTTTTGCGGTAACTAGTTTCGCTGAGCGGCCAGCCGTGCTCGTTTCGGCGGCGACGGCGCTGGCTGGCTCCACCATGTACTACGTGTTCTTGTTGCCTTTGGGTACGGGGCGTATTTTGGCCACTTTTGCCTGCGCCACTGCGGTCGGTTTAGCTGGTGGTTTGATCTCGCGTCGCTTTTTGATCAACCCGGTGATCACTGCGGTGGCGGGTGTTACCCCATTTTTGCCTGGCTCCGGCATTTACCGCGGCATGTACGCCATCCTCAATGAGCAGATGGTTGTGGGGCTGACCAACTTGGCCGTCGCCGTGGGCACGTGTATGGCGCTGGCTAGCGGCGTGGTGTTGGGCGAATGGGTCGCCCGTCGAATCCGCCGCCCGCAGATTTTCACCCCGTATTCGGCTTTCCGCCGCGCTGGCCGTGTCACTTTCCAACAGATCCGCCGTGCCGAGCAGGCGGCGCGTGGTCGCCGGCGCCGCCGGCCCGCGCCCGAAGCTGCACCGAAGTAGCGTAGGATGGGAGGGCCTGAGCCGGGCCCTATTTCGGCTAAGTGCATAGTCTTTAAGAAGGAGTAGCTTTCAGTGCCACCTAAGATCACCGATTCTCGCCCCTCCCCCGAGGCCCTCCACACGGTTGAGGAGCAGACAGCCTCCGGCGCTCGGCGGATCGTGGCCACCTACGCCGAGGACTTCTTCGACGGTGTGACCTTGATGTCCATGTTGGGCGTGGAACCGCGCGGCTTCGTCTACAAGAAGTACGCCGAGGCGGTCATTCCGTCGGAGGACGAGCAGACCTCTGGCGCGGCCAAGAAGGCGACCAAGAAGAAAGCAACAAAGAAGGCCACCAAGAAAGCAACAAAGAAGGCCACCAAGAAAGCCACGAAGAAAGCAACAAAGAAAGCCACCAAGAAAGCCACGAAGAAGAAAACCACCAAGAAAGCGACGAAGTCCTAAGCTGGGACGACGCGATGACTGGAGCTGCAACTGGCGCGAACCGTTTTGTGGTGGTGTCCAACCGCCTCCCAGTGGATCGTGCCAGCTCCGGCGAAGGCTGGGAGGCCTCCCCGGGAGGACTGGTAGCGGCCCTGGCCCCCGTGCTGCGGGCGCACAAGGGTTGCTGGGTGGGCTGGCCTGGCGAGGTCGATCTGAAGGTCGAACCTTTCGACTTTGAGGGCATAGACCTGCGCCCCGTCACCTTGGACAGCGACGATTACGAAAACTTCTACGAGGGTTTTTCCAATTCTTCCCTGTGGCCGCTCTACCACGACCTGATCGTTGCACCCGACTACAAAGCGCAGTGGTGGGAGGCTTACCGCGACGTTAACCGTCGTTTCGCGGAGGCGGCGTGCGCGGCCGCCGAGCACGGTGCGGTGGTGTGGGTGCAGGACTATCAGCTTCAGCTCGTGCCCGGGTTTTTGCGCGAAATGCGGCCAGATTTGACCATCGGGTTTTTCCTGCACATTCCTTTCCCCGCCCCCGATTTGTTCCGCCAGTTGCCGTGGCGCGAAGAAATCACCACAGGTCTGGCTGGCTGCGATCTGATCGGTTTCCAGCGTGCCGAGGACGAACAGAACTTCCGCGCACTCGTCGGTGAGGGTTTGCCGCGCTCCGGGACTTTCCCCATCTCCATCGATCCGGAGGCGGTGCGGCGTGGGGCGCAAGGTGACGTCGATAAGCTGCGTGCCGAGGTGGGCAATCCGCGCACGCTGATGCTGGGCGTGGACCGCCTCGACTACACCAAGGGGATCTTGCAGCGGCTGCTGGCGGTAGAAAGGCTACTTGAACAAGGCAAGCTTTCCGACGCCACCTTCATCCAACTCGCCACCCCCTCCCGCGAGCGCATCGACAGCTACCAAGAGACACGGCGCGAAGTCGAGGAAGCTGTCGGGCGGATCAACGGCCGCTTCGGGGAGGTGGGGCGCCCCGTCGTTCACTACATTCACCGGCCGGTGGCGAAGCAGCGGTTGGGCGTGTTCTATTCCGCCGCCGACGTCATGCTTGTCACCCCCTTCAAAGACGGGATGAACCTGGTGGCCAAGGAGTATGTGTCCTGCCACCCGGACGGTAGCGGGGCGTTGGTGCTCTCCGAGTTCGCAGGCGCCGCCGTCGAGCTCAAGCAGGCTTTTCTGTGCAACCCTTTCGACCTAGAATCCGTGGAGGAAGCAATCTTGCGCGCCGTGGACGGTGCGCCGGAAGCGATGCGCCAGATGTACCGGCAGGTCAAAGACAACGACGTGGACAAATGGGCTGCTTCCTTTTTGGAGGCGCTGTGAAAACAACACGGCTTTTCTCTGCCGCCGCGCTCGCTGCTGCGCTCACGGTGGCGGGCTGCTCCGCGGAAAAGCGCGGGGAAACCTGGCAGATCGTCGCACTATATACCGACCCGAACACGCCAGGCGCCTTACCCGCCGACGCCGCAGGCAAGGCTTATTTCATTATGGGTGGGCAAGAAGTCAAAGGCTTCACCGGCTGCACCCCGCTGCGCGCCACCATTGATGCGCGCGAGGAGCGCATCAGGTTGGAAACGGTCGAATACGGTGCGACAGACGAAGGTTGCAGCGGGGGCACAGAGCTTGTCGACGCCACCTTGAAGCAACTCCTCACCCCCGACGCCGAGTTCGTCCTGCGCCACATGAGCGACAACGAAATGCTGCTCACCGCCGCAAGTGATGCAATTAACCCGCCCTCAATCCGTCTGATGTCGCTATGAAGGAGCTCGAAGAGGTCATTGCGGCGCTGGCCCAAGCGCCCTCCCTGTTGGTGTGCCTGGATTTCGATGGCACCATCTCCGAGCTTGTTACCAACCCCATGGACTCCCGCGCCCACCCGGCTGCCCTGAAGGCCATCGCGGAGCTTTCAGCTTTGCCCCGCACGCAAGTAGCGGTGCTCAGTGGCCGCCACCTGGAGGGTTTGCGTCAAGTCTTCCCCCTGCGCGAACCGGTGGTGCTGGTGGGCTGCCATG
The Corynebacterium sp. BD556 genome window above contains:
- the thrE gene encoding threonine/serine exporter ThrE, which codes for MLDGFRQKSRNVATIDEARTSPPPSVLAPVDLTDPAQVAAVMNIAARIGSILITNGTTSSDVKAQIHTVTSSYGLHYCHVDITVNTMTIHTSIGVERRQPVSVFRVVNDFSYNYHKLQEVDRLIRSIRSGATAPDVAERILDEIENEYIPWRNTRFLAGWAVMGAAVAILLGGGLVMAFLGAVTAALIMGIGKVLSRNDLPYFFHCGIGGFLATLPAVIFYHFSSSFGVTMVPSQVIATGIVVLLAGLTLVQSLLDGITGSPVTASARFFQTMLFTGGIVAGVATGISVYELFGVGLPPLETMLGTPTFGSAAVRVVGSAVAAAAFAVTSFAERPAVLVSAATALAGSTMYYVFLLPLGTGRILATFACATAVGLAGGLISRRFLINPVITAVAGVTPFLPGSGIYRGMYAILNEQMVVGLTNLAVAVGTCMALASGVVLGEWVARRIRRPQIFTPYSAFRRAGRVTFQQIRRAEQAARGRRRRRPAPEAAPK
- a CDS encoding alpha,alpha-trehalose-phosphate synthase (UDP-forming) codes for the protein MTGAATGANRFVVVSNRLPVDRASSGEGWEASPGGLVAALAPVLRAHKGCWVGWPGEVDLKVEPFDFEGIDLRPVTLDSDDYENFYEGFSNSSLWPLYHDLIVAPDYKAQWWEAYRDVNRRFAEAACAAAEHGAVVWVQDYQLQLVPGFLREMRPDLTIGFFLHIPFPAPDLFRQLPWREEITTGLAGCDLIGFQRAEDEQNFRALVGEGLPRSGTFPISIDPEAVRRGAQGDVDKLRAEVGNPRTLMLGVDRLDYTKGILQRLLAVERLLEQGKLSDATFIQLATPSRERIDSYQETRREVEEAVGRINGRFGEVGRPVVHYIHRPVAKQRLGVFYSAADVMLVTPFKDGMNLVAKEYVSCHPDGSGALVLSEFAGAAVELKQAFLCNPFDLESVEEAILRAVDGAPEAMRQMYRQVKDNDVDKWAASFLEAL